Below is a genomic region from Anoplolepis gracilipes chromosome 1, ASM4749672v1, whole genome shotgun sequence.
TATTAGCAAAAACTAAACATATTAGTCTTTAGCAAAAGgctgtttatattaaaactggTTTGTCaagcatttttatttgtacgtGTATGTGAAGAACAGAGAAATTACAACATTTAATatcaacaattattaatttcgaaattcaTGAAGTTAATATTGAGCAAAGCATTTTTTGtagccttttaaaatataaaataattattaattaatttgtgagttaaaataaagatttgccctgtagaatataatgttttttattatacatgcgTTCCTTTTGAACTTTCACCAATTAGTACCACCAAGGAAACGTCTTCTTTACACAACAGGTTTTGATCGAGAAGAAGAAGGGGTAAGATGGCTCACTATTACGTGACTTGATAAGACcgtttagatatattaaatatagatagagTTTTATCTATTTCATCGCctgttaagataaaatatcttaagaGCTAAGGGATTACCTATCCTGTTCGTACGATATATTTGCTCTCCATTGCCTTTATTGTTTAGTGATTAGATCTTATTTATAAGGCAATAACTATTAGATGGTCACTCACGATTTAACAATATTCTGTGACGGCTGATCGTAATTGTTAACTCAATAAGGTGTAATGTGGCGGTTTATCGAATACTGTCGAAATAAACGACAAgttacgtattatatataatgtgctCCCACCACTATATTTTTCGGAGCGTGTTAACGATGTCAAGGTACACGTTCGGTAAATTTTCAGTGTCTGTTTGTAAATTCAGTccattcttttatcttttaataaaaagaatctcAGAGAGAAGCCTCTTTGTATAATTGCTTGGGAATTATTGAATCTGATTGTTTTATTCATTTCATTTAAACACCTCTGATATTCACAGGTTTCAACTGTCATTGTATTCGATTCAGTATTCTCGGAGTAGTGACTCTATTTTAATGTTGACTGCTTGATTGCATATTTAAACTGAACAACCGTCGGAGACTGTCCAAAAAAACACTGTTAATAGTCTAATtcatttatagttttaatatttatttatattttcgcaaaagacattttatttataattaattctttgcgCTGATGAAGACTCAAATAGAGCTCGAAACGTtcgctttttaatttaattgaatttaattcgcTTTACATTGTTGTTTATTTTCGGGAGAATTTTCGCCGATTTTGCGATTATCTTGCGTGTTTACGATAAATACTCCCGATAATAATTCATACCTAATTATTTCTTAAGGTCGATTTATTACCAATCTCGACATATGTATGACTTCGacttaatattgttattatataaaatattggcCTGTACAACAATTACACtgtattattgatttaattttaatattctcaatTGTTACCTATCTTGTTCGTACGATATATTTGCTCTCCATTGCCTTTATTGTTAAGtgattagattttattttttaagagaaccttgataatatttatttacttataaataagattacttacaaattatttacaaatgacATACAGACGACAACAACTTATGACTTACTTGAAGGGActgtttacatttttagaaatCAGCTGCGTCTCTGAAGTGCGACTCAATTTCGAAAGGCAATAGACACAACCGAATTCagacacaataaaataattaaattgtttcttCATTTTGTCGACTTTCTAGAtagcacacaatatttataaaatacatataaaatatttgtaataatttatttaaatattttttaaatatctttgtaatgTTAGATTGGACAGATCGTAAAGATTTATCATAAGtatttcaacaaatatttgaaaaatattagtaaaatattacaaacatatattttttacttttatcataaatattatataaatattttatttatattttaataatatgtatgttgAATACagtttatatgatttttttatgtatataaaatacatataaaatattgatataatattacaaaaaaataaatatttacgaatatttatcttattagaaatatagTGTGAtgttagttttaaaaaactgACACTGATTACAATATTAAGAGAACCAAttgttgttataattttaatcaaaacaaTCGtgtattaagataaataataatatcttaaaaaaataaaaaaggaaaaaaaagacattaacataaaatataattttctagtatctataaatattatataagatataattttctaaaataaatattatataagggAAGAGTCGCAAGAGTCAAAAATAGTCGACAAGTTTttgtatagaatttttatttgtttagaaattataattcgaaaatttgtttataatttgaaagtcAAATTCTCAGTTTCTTGTTTCTgctgatttatattaatgaattattaatcaattacttGTAGCAAAGTTACGGGCGTTTGCGTTCTGCGATCTTTTGATAAACACGCATATGTTTCTCCTTGGTCATTCTTACAGCTTTTGAATCGGCAGGTTGAGCGAAAATATCATCAAAGTATGAAATCCACTTTTGTCAGCAGAATATTAAACTGTTCGAACTTTGTACTTTGGACATATGAATATGATCATAAAGaatgctataaaaaaattacatatgaaCGATAACGTGGAATATTGCTAAGTTAAAAtggaacaaatattatttattcgaatgatataataataaagagaagTTACTCGCACAATAGATGGGTACAGAATCGCTCCTTCGCTCTTGTTCACTCGCTTTTTTGTTATCTTTTGTTGTCCTCAAAAATTGACGGATTCTAAGATCTAGAAGCTTCTCTTATTTTCGTGCTTGacctatttaataatttgaaacgaGCATCTTTGATCATCTTCTAATCTATTGTTTTATGATTTACAGAATATAACGCGTTTAGAAATTTTGCTCACAATACACTCGTGTTTATTGGAATATTGTGGTAAAATATCGGTTATATTAAATCGGTTATATTATCGACTGTACAAATTACCACTAcaatcttttcattaattataacattatatcattaaagatTTCTCCCGCCTATTAAAATCCTGAATCTATCATTTATTTgcattagaattaatttcctatatgttacaatttattttttaaaaataaaaaggacgaaaaaaagaaaaaaaaaaacaaaaattacaaagaaagaaaaagagaagaacaAATGTAAAacgctatatattattttattttaatacaaatttaaacttGCATAAGTGATAAGCTATTATACGTGTATTAGTTTTTACTGGATAAAAGCAAATAGGTTCATGATTGAGggaaaatcataatataatatatataacgtatacattttaatatggaagtaatttattaacaagctAGTGAAATGATTGAGACTGATAAGTATTAAGAAAGTAAGAGATCGatgtagatataaatatatatatagagataaatataGACATCTATATATTTTCCCTGACATATAACGTGTTTTTAACAATGAAcagaatacatttataaatgtgcGATTACCATAAATAATTTCGTCTTCTTCTCCAACTTATTGATGAACGCGATCAATGTGTTCTAAGTATCGACCTGCTTTATATTGCAAGCTATGTGGTTTTGGAAGTAGTGTTGTCGTTGTCTGATATTTCGGTGAAGTAAGTACATCCGCCAAGCAAATGTTAATCAATACGGCGGTGGCCTATAAGTCTAAATTATTCTTCTGCTCGATATGTTCACATGCGCGTGTTGCCGGTTACTACGAAAGTAATTTGATGgtgaaagtattataaaaaactgtCGAAAAAGAGGTTTGGGAAAGGGAGATTGTAAAGATCTCTTTACACTATGCaacttctatatatttaaatttaacccACATGTGAACgaaatataacttataaataaatatatgtgtaggtgtgtgtgtgtgtatgaagATACAAATCTTTCTGTcagttaaacaaataattttatatataaataaaatatagattaatcaGAATATTAGCAGCGACTCTAATtgccaatttatttttatgataatcttctcttttttaatagcTTACTGATTACGTTATTAGTTAGTACTAGttttttgtttgttataaAACTGTATAATGCAGAAAAGAGTGCAAGTTGTCAgcattcttatataaatataggaGAAATTATtgctcatttttttattaacgttcatattttttttgtctacATCAAATTGGCTATATccatattacattaattactttaaacgcgggtttattatatgtacttgATTATGCGTTAATGTCCGTGTATTTCatacattattcattaattttttacaatataggactcacgatataaaaattgcgacatctttcgtttttattaaatgtcatGCATTATATGAGGAAGCGCActatttcaaacaaaattaatttatcacattgaataaataatatcttaatatatcattatcattaatattaatagtaaattattaatatataaataatgctaatataatgtgtatatgtatatatatttatattaatatattttttattcaatgatTTATCATTaactatacatttaattatgtaaaaataatatttgtaaaattatatataattctctgtTATATTGCcacaagatataaaatgaaagataagtatttttaatatatgtaagaaaaGCATGCTTCTTTTAAGATAACAAGTTTTTGATATTACTATGATAAAGTGtcaatcttaattattttgcttaaAAGTAGCAAtcaacagaaaaattttatcaagacAGTTTATTTTCATGCTTGATTAGGTAATCAAATCTAATTATCATATTGTACGTATATAAAGAAGGGGTAAATAAGAAATCTGATTAAAGTAATATGAGATATTAAtatgacatataatataaactttttatagttaatataatttaacttttagtGCAATTGTAATATGTTCATctattatatgtgtaatataatttttctactaaTAACACGTATTGTTATCACCACACTTGCATTTAATACTATTGAAATTTGCTATATATTTAGTGCTGATAAACATGTTGTtactattgtttttatttttgaacattGGACTATTGTATCTTGAAATTAACTCAAGATATTGTTGACACTGTAAAGGATTCAAGGATTATTATCCTATCAATCAATCTCGAGTTTCTTAAAGCTTCCCTCAACGCCAAATAAATCCGTCGCAGTCTTTGCCTTGCCGGGTCGTAGCGCTTCATTGACGCGATGATTAGCTTCTTCCTCTTGAAACCAAGCGGCGTGatcttctaaattttttacatggtCCTTATGTAACTCTAATATTGGACCGGCTTTACCGCCCGATTCATTCGGAAGAATTTCGAGTGGTACGAATTTTTCCAGAGTGTCGCTTGTAGTATGTATATGCAACTAGAATTTACacagttaatgagatatatgctttttatatttttgctttacttattttattttttaacaataactAGGAAAGatgtagtaaaaattaaatattcattttttatttatccataaaagaaagatgatttaaaaaaatagaatacaaTTTATGCAGTAATACATTTAATCATGTAAAGTGctgtattgtattaaaaaatgtacattttttttaaaagaaataatgtatattaaatattaaaagcttaatttcttgctttttttaatatgtaatttcgGAGCTCTTAAtgaacgaatatatatatatatatatttaaataagtagTATCAAGGCTGTCTGTGTAAAtaagatcaaaataaaaacaatacagGCAGTAGAgagcaaattatatatcgtataaacGGAACTAGGTAACAATTGAGAATAATTGAATCTGTaagtataatagaatatttaatgtgatgacaaattttaatatattactattggACGAATCTACGCCTGTGTCGTGAATTGATATGGTTCCAAAAACATATaatcgcaaaaaatatataataaaatcgaaacatataatcgcaaaaaaagtaatcgcaagaaaataataaaatcgaacGTTTCGAGCTGAATTTGAGTCTTCTTcagcataaattaataaatataattaataaataggaTGTCGGTCGcagtataaatacattaaaactataattgAAACGACATATCAATAGAAATACCAATAATAACTCTGTAATCACGAATCACAGACTGGAATATAATCATGACTTTGATTGGACGAATGTTAAAATACTTGATAAAGTTTCGTTTTATACTAAAAGACTTATCTCAGAGAtgctttttatattagaaagaCAAAAGAACGGATTGAATTTATAGACGGACACTGAAAGTTTACCGAGCGTATATCATGACGTCATTAACACCCTCCCAAAAATATAGTAGTAGGAACACGTTATATAAACACGTATCTTATTATTTGGTTTGACAGTAACCGATCCACCTCCAAATTACACATTTACTTTAGTCAAGATTTTTCGAACACCTGATTAGAATACTGTTACATCGTAAGTAACCATCTGATAATTGCTAAAGTGAAGATCGGTGATTCTGATTGTTCGAAATTATTCTATACGAGCACCTATAATATTTCCAGGATTCAACTGGCATTGTAATCGAGTCACTATTCTCGGGATACTAAttacatttagaaaattatcatCTTGGCTTaacatcttgaaaaatattctttgaagaCTGCTCAAACATTGCTAACGttccatttatttatcttcaattatagttttaatgtatttatactgCAACCGacattctatttattaattatatttattaatttacgctGAAGAAGACTCAAATTCAGCTTGAAACgttcgattttattattttcttgcgATTACTTTTTTTGTGATTATATGTTTTTGGAACTATATCAATTCACGACACATGCGTAGATTTCGTccaatagtaatatattaaaatttgtcattaccttaaatattattctattatacttACAGATTCAATTATTCTCAATTGTTACCTAGTTCCGTTTATACGATACATAATTTGCTTTCTActgtattgtttttattttatatatatatatatatatatatatatatatatatatatatataacatttttaaaggTACCTGCGGGAATGGCATTCCTGTACAATTCTTCGACGTAAATCATTCATATTTTCTACTGGTGTTTTATAAACAACAGATTTTAAGTGTCCTcacaaaaagaaattcagaAGAGTTAAATCCGGAGACCTTGGTGACCACTCGAGCGGAGATACCAAGATTTCCAGATTTAACTCCTCTGAACTTCTTTTTGTGGAGATACCTAAAATctgttgtatatttataaaacacgaatggaaaatataaatgatttgcATCGAAGAATTGTGCAGGAATGTAGAACCATTCcagaagatatttaaaaaaaaagttcgcTTAGAGTTTGAaaatcgttattattattgtttagtAATTAACGAAGAACATTTTGaacgtttaaaataatatgtaaaataaataaatttactctaAATTGTATCTTTGCatctaaaatgtttttttatacctgAAACTTTATAGTAcgatttctcgaaaaatatacacttaaattaaaaaagaaatgaacaCGATTGTAAAGAGAatcaaaaaacttttaaaatgatatgCCATTTGATCCCTATTGCcatttaagatttttgaaaGGATAGCTGCTCCTGCGAAGGCGATGAAGTAATACCGTTGCATTTATCGTATTTATACGATACGTCCCGCTCGAAAACAAAATTGACGTCTTTCGGTATTTTTCGCAAAAGTTAATCGGTCACAAAATAAACAGGTTGGAAACTTTTCAAAtgaacactctgtatatatataattgggTTTAAATCTTACCATATCTATCAACTGTTTCTTCATAAAGGGTCTCATCATATTCAGAATGACATCAACTACCGGAGAAGCGTTCATAAAATGAAGACCCTTCAGTCTGACAGGTAAACCATCTTGTAAATAGTAAAGGAATTTTTTGAGTCCCATGGGACTCAAACGGCCGACGTGGCCGAAAGCAACGTTTGTCATGTCGAATAATATCACGTGGCCATTACAGGTACCCTCTGTATAGAGCCACAAATCTATAgtcatatttaacaatttcaacACGTCGTTGTAAACAAAGTGCGATGGCTCGCCATCCAATAACCTGCCATAGATGACTTTGTAGCCTTCTTTAGTAGTTCCTGCCAAAACTCGATGTGTTCTGttgataattaaatcgattttatatGCGAAATCCCTTTTTATGTAAGggacatttaatatatctgtatatataatatacactactcaaaaataaatagaaaacattttatattttacaattaaattatttttcaaaacttggcaaaaaattatcgtggataaaaaattaaaaaagcattttaaagcttCAATTTTAACgtgctattaataattaaaaaaattttttatttcctcattttcaaaaatatagatttagtttcaaaaatgtataacttGGCCAAAAGATCAaagataaattgtaataaaatgttttgtataGGCAAACTGTTGTAGTTTATGGATGTcgtttttcgagagaaattttttttattgagctGTAAAgtgttaaaaatgtataattttaaaaaacataatatgttCTTTTTCAAAGCaacaaggaaaaaataaaaaatttttaaaaactaccgataacatgttaaaataaaaaaatttcaaattttaaaatgtttttttaattttttatctataatgatttttcatcaagttttaatagtttaaaaataagaataatttataggaTATAACAAgtatttccttttcttttaactaatatatataagatgacgaataatataaaataatacaaaatcatAAATGTGTAGGCACATATTCATACTTACACAACTTGTATGGACTTTTTGAGCTccttattgtttattaaatccCGATTGCAAAAGAACTCGGGTACATGACTTCTAACCGTGAAGAAGGTATCGATTGTGGTCTTTGTCGGCTCAAGTCGATAATAATTGCTATGTAAGAACAATGCTAGTTCGCTGTCTGATATCTTTGGCAAATAAGGCTGTTTCTCACACCATTCTCTTAACATTTGTATATCAGCTTCTTTTAGTTCAGGATTTCTTTTTAGTTCTTCTTCGAACGGCACTAAATCTATCGAAGCCATGGTCCACTTTGCGATCTTTTCCTGTAGAAAGGGCTCACTGAAACTAAACATATTAATCTTTAACAAAAGTCTGTTTAGATCAAAACTGATTTGTCCAAGTGTTTTTATTTGTACGTGTATGTGAAAAACAgagaaattacaatatttaatgtcaatagttattaatttgGAATTCATGAATTTAACATTGAACAAAGCATTTttagccttttaaaatataaaataattattaattttttgtgagttaaaaataaagatttgtcctatagaatataattttttttctagtattTACATACTGCGAAATAAGAAAACTTTAAAGATGCTTAATAATTTTGGCTATggttatatattatcttaactgtatatacatattatagaaaatataactaatacgtatatacgtaatatacGTAAATATACACTATATTGTTAGATTATATAGACCATAAACTGTACATTATATAGCTcactaatttctttaaaatttcaaaatttatttacgaatAATGCACAATCCAATAAACTGCTTTCACTTCaactatgtatgtatatttaacagACAAAAAGATTCCGTTTCGCAACTCAAAGAGTACTGATTGAGATTTGTGTTCGGATATAGACTTTTTAAATCACTTAAATTGATAGCGTGACAGCTGAGTACGTTTTAAATGTACGTGAcatgttattttttagatgAGTAATAAGGAAGTAATACGCGGAAAATTCATTTGCATTAGATTAGACATTAAAAGAATGACAATGTACGTAGTTTACCAATCAGCAGAAACAAGACatgtaattttcaaagaaGAACATGTGTGGccagatttattataatatgtatatttacacattctcatacattatgtattttaagagatttgaaagaggaaaataatatatatatatatatatatatatatatatatatatatatatctatatttatatgcttatTATTTTCCTCTTTCAAGTTTCCTCTTTCAACATCTTTTCGTATTTTccatattatttgaaatatttaacatgtccgctataatatataaaatatgccattttaaatatctcaaataatacgaaaaatatgaaaaaatgtttcagatgtAAGTTATTTGGATCTTAAAGAGGATCTACGCTATTAACCTTGGATATAATCATTTGAAGATTATATAAGAGTTACTTTCAATGGCAACATCTTAGGTTCTCTTTCGagccaaacaacttttatttgaaacgttCTTCCgatttatttttcgagatatttgccTAGGACATTGAAAGtggtacaaattatatatatatatatatatgtgcgatattatcgtaataattacgctatcattataataatgtcaataattaattcatactATTtggatacatatacatgtaatattttacgtacAGTAATTACCTAGCATGTTTCATTGTGcgcatgattatatattatatttttagaagcgTGTTTCTCACAAAAGTGAAACGCAACAAATTTATTAGgatgacattaaaaaatacaaaagtattATGTGAAAATAGTGTTTGTCATTGGCGTGCCAAGGattgcattattatacattgataAATGAGTATTAAAACGAAtgcaacaaaattttaatttgtattgcaATTCACGACATATTTAGCGATTATTCAACACGACTTGGAAACGGTCATATCTTTAACAACAGCGATGGAAGCATTCAgagttactttataaaagtaactcgttaccgttactaattttaaaaagtaactcaTTACCGTTGCTGTTActcaaaaagtaataaattgttacaatttccgttacttttttgtatacaatgtaaactttacataaaaattttttaaatataagattaaatttttacattaaacactaaaaacttttaaacattattttacattaaagtataatcaaaatgtgatataattttaatagtactattgatataaagtgtgtaataattttgat
It encodes:
- the LOC140668471 gene encoding uncharacterized protein, which encodes MSSTNYITLEEEMKKNPKLKMSDVQILREWCEKQPHLPKFQDVQLVIFLHSNYYQIEPTKNTIENYFTIRTHVPEFFSNRDLKMKELQKAFQTVGFLHLERKTKENYDIIFVSFLDFEPSHYDFNNIIKASFMLTDELIWSRGSSRGLIFVGDTTGLSFGHIARLNLMSIKKLAYYIQNAFPVRLKAIHVINMSPAVEVIYNMFKPFIKAELLDLIYFHSSTESASKYFPIEALPNEFGGEIGPIKKLVNTQVKKIENFGEWFSEDEKVNRVNESLRIGKSKTSNDLFGIDGSFRKLEIKKSISEHKSQSVLFELRNGIFLSVKYTYIVEVKAVYWIVHYSFSEPFLQEKIAKWTMASIDLVPFEEELKRNPELKEADIQMLREWCEKQPYLPKISDSELALFLHSNYYRLEPTKTTIDTFFTVRSHVPEFFCNRDLINNKELKKSIQVVTHRVLAGTTKEGYKVIYGRLLDGEPSHFVYNDVLKLLNMTIDLWLYTEGTCNGHVILFDMTNVAFGHVGRLSPMGLKKFLYYLQDGLPVRLKGLHFMNASPVVDVILNMMRPFMKKQLIDMLHIHTTSDTLEKFVPLEILPNESGGKAGPILELHKDHVKNLEDHAAWFQEEEANHRVNEALRPGKAKTATDLFGVEGSFKKLEID